TCACTATGTCCAATTATATAGAATTTTCCGAAATCCTTCCGTCCCTTTAAAAATTGACCAAGGGTAACAGCATCTTGCACGAAGTCATTAAAAACGACTTTATTGGCACTGGTTTCAAAATTTACACTTTCGCCTATCAAACGCTTATCGTATCTGAAAGTCGCAATGCCATTGTCAGCCAATGCTTCCGCTAACAATAAATAGCTGTTCGCCTGAAGGCCATATGCGTTATTGCCGTCCCTGTCGGTAGGCCCGCTCCCCGCAATTAGCAATGCTATAGGCATACCTGTCTGTGGGTTTTTAGGGGTCATTAAGTTGCCGCTGATTACCCCACCATCCACTTTTATCTTTATTTCTTCTTCTGGAAAATTGGCGGGGCTTTTTTTTACGTCTCCCCGTACTCTAGGACTTTGCTGCACAAAGAAACCTACAATTTCATGCTCGCTATTGAAGTGAAAGGTAAGAGGCACTACGTAATCCCTGAAGGTAGTGTGAATGGTAAGTGGCGACGCGTTTTGATCAATACTATCAGGGAGGCTAACACTTTCGTAAGGACCATATGCCTGATTCAGCTGTTGCCAGATCTTGCTGATGGATTCGGCGCTTACTTTTGCTTTAAACGCTGCAGCTGCCAGATCAAGTGCTTGTTCATAATCGGCCGCGGCAAGGTTGGAAATGAACGATTGCGCAGTTGCCGCATGGTTCGCGGTTTGTGCGTTTACTGCTGAGCCTCTGCCCATTGCAAGGAATAATATGATAAAAGTATATATACGGATCATAGCGTAATTTTTTTCGGTAAGATAAGAATAATATGGAAGATAAATACAGGGTCAAAAGCTATCAGGGGCTTTTTAGATGTACATAAGCAAGCTTGTGGCGCGAGCGTTACATTTGTGTGGCGTATCTAAAAAGCTTAAAAATCCCTGGCTAAGCTAATTGGATTCGCGCTGAACCGAATTGAGATAGCGACAGACCATATTTAATTGATGTTTTCCTTAATCAACTTAGAACGTAAACAAGTTAAATTGAAGCCCAATCAATTTAGGTTGAAGTTCATTCTTATTGGCATAGCCCTTAAGTCGGTTAACATGGGGTCAGATCTTATTGGAAATACCGTCATTTTAATTGACTTAGCCTTCAATCAAGTTAGTTTCAACCTCATCTTGATCAGTATCACGATGAAACCAGTTAAGGCGATCTTAAACCCAATTAAAAAGGAGGCCAACTTAATTGACTTAGACCTCAACCCGGTTATACTGAAGTTCAACTTGATCGGGTTAGACGCTATATTAATTAGTATAGCGTTGAAACTGGTTAAGGTGATCTTAAACCCGATTAAAAATAAGGTCAACTTAATTGACTTAGGATTGACTTTAATTAAGTTAGCGTCAAAGCAAATTAGCAATAAAACAATGCTGATCGGAAATATGTTGCTGCAAAATAAGCGAATTTTATAGTGCCCATATATGCCGTTTTATAAATTGCATATAAAAGGCTTTTTATCTAAGTTTGCAGCTCTTTATCTATTATACTGAATTTTACTATAATGAGCATAGCGAAGACCTATAATCCCAAAGAAGCTGAAGATAAATGGTACTCTTATTGGCTGGAAAAGAAATTTTTTCGGTCCGTTCCAGATGATCGGGAACCCTACACCATCGTCATGCCTCCGCCTAATGTTACCGGCGTGTTGCATATGGGACATATGCTTAATAATACGATACAGGACGTATTGATCCGCCGTGCCCGTATGCAAGGTAAAAATGCCTGTTGGGTGCCCGGTACCGATCATGCGTCAATTGCAACAGAGGCTAAAGTTGTAGCAATGCTCAAGGAGCGGGGGATGAGTAAAAAAGATCTTTCGCGTGAAGAATTTTTGACCTACGCTTGGGAGTGGAAAGAGAAATACGGTGGTATTATTCTAGAACAGTTAAAAAAACTGGGTGCTTCCTGCGATTGGGACCGCACACGCTTTACCATGGATCCTGATTTAAGTGATGCGGTGATCGATACCTTCATCCACCTCTATAAGAAGGGGTATATCTACCGTGGGATACGGATGGTAAACTGGGACCCGCAGGGAAAAACTGCCGTTTCCGATGAAGAAGTGATTCGTAAGGAGGTGAATCAAAAACTGTATTACGTGCAATACCAGGTAGTTCCCGAAACGATACCCGGCACTAGTAGTAAGACGCAAGAGGTTCCCCTAGATCAGATTCAT
This Olivibacter sp. SDN3 DNA region includes the following protein-coding sequences:
- a CDS encoding serine aminopeptidase domain-containing protein, with the translated sequence MIRIYTFIILFLAMGRGSAVNAQTANHAATAQSFISNLAAADYEQALDLAAAAFKAKVSAESISKIWQQLNQAYGPYESVSLPDSIDQNASPLTIHTTFRDYVVPLTFHFNSEHEIVGFFVQQSPRVRGDVKKSPANFPEEEIKIKVDGGVISGNLMTPKNPQTGMPIALLIAGSGPTDRDGNNAYGLQANSYLLLAEALADNGIATFRYDKRLIGESVNFETSANKVVFNDFVQDAVTLGQFLKGRKDFGKFYIIGHSEGSNIGMVAAQQLHPDAFVSIAGPGENLAEILETQLLPDPNLAKQAKPIIAKLVKGEFVENVPEELNGLFDPSIQAFIISSFQVEPTEEVSKLNVPVLLIGGTADLQVPTINAELLKEANPNARLLLIKGMNHVLKAVGSGKEANLATYKSPGLPLHSDLVIGLVNFLK